A single Cupriavidus sp. D39 DNA region contains:
- a CDS encoding LysR family transcriptional regulator — MINPAHLDLQSLRLFLMVAQSGSFTKAAERTHMTLSALSRRVADLEKTTDCALFVRLPRGLELTPAGHGLVGHARAVLDTVNRLAGDMSDFAIGVRGHVRVWANTSAIIQFMPQDLGVFLHAQPLIRVSLEERMSDEVIAAVAGGQADIGVFADNVAAGALEKFEYRRDRLVVLVPPEHPLAARAEVAFADALEYDFVGLNQGSSLLQRLADASAALERVLKLRVQVSSFDAICRMIEAGLGIGVLPEGAVRAEILGAGLRAIRLADPWASRTLWLGVKSAAALQPEARKLFDHLLAPR; from the coding sequence GTGATCAATCCCGCCCATCTCGACCTGCAGTCCCTGCGCCTGTTCCTGATGGTGGCGCAGAGCGGCAGCTTTACCAAGGCCGCCGAGCGCACCCACATGACGCTGTCGGCGCTCAGCCGCCGCGTCGCCGACCTGGAAAAGACGACCGATTGCGCCTTGTTCGTGCGGCTGCCGCGCGGGCTGGAGCTTACCCCGGCCGGCCACGGGCTGGTTGGCCATGCCCGGGCCGTGCTCGACACGGTGAATCGCCTGGCGGGCGACATGAGCGATTTCGCCATCGGCGTGCGGGGGCATGTGCGCGTGTGGGCCAATACCTCGGCCATCATCCAGTTCATGCCGCAGGACCTGGGCGTGTTCCTGCACGCGCAGCCGCTGATCCGCGTCAGCCTGGAGGAGCGCATGAGCGACGAGGTGATCGCGGCGGTGGCGGGCGGGCAGGCGGATATCGGCGTGTTTGCCGACAACGTCGCGGCCGGCGCGCTGGAAAAGTTCGAATACCGCCGCGACCGCCTGGTGGTGCTGGTGCCGCCGGAGCATCCGCTGGCGGCGCGCGCCGAGGTGGCCTTCGCCGACGCGCTCGAATACGACTTCGTCGGCCTCAACCAGGGCAGCTCGCTGCTGCAGCGGCTGGCCGACGCATCGGCCGCGCTGGAGCGGGTGCTCAAGCTGCGCGTGCAGGTCAGCAGTTTCGATGCGATCTGCCGCATGATCGAGGCGGGCCTTGGCATCGGGGTCTTGCCGGAGGGCGCCGTGCGCGCCGAGATCCTTGGCGCCGGGTTGCGCGCCATCCGCCTGGCCGATCCGTGGGCCTCGCGCACGCTGTGGCTTGGCGTGAAGTCGGCCGCGGCGCTGCAGCCCGAGGCGCGCAAGCTGTTCGATCACTTGCTGGCGCCGCGCTGA